The Stappia sp. genome window below encodes:
- a CDS encoding Ig-like domain-containing protein — MSDPLTNHSPLALAVSGTVSEDGPTLTVAADFTDVDASDTHSFTVDTTGTLGSVTNVGDGTFVYDPAGAFEHLAAGESATDTFTYTVDDGNGGTSSETVTITVTGVNDAPVALAVSGTVSEDGPTLTVAADFTDADASDTHTFTVNTTGTLGSVTNVGDGTFVYDPAGAFEHLAAGESATDTFTYTVDDGNGGTSSETVTITVTGVNDAPVALAVSGTVSEDGPTLTVAADFTDVDASDTHTFTIDTTGTLGSVTNVGDGTFVYDPGGAFEHLAAGESATDTFTYTVDDGNGGTSSETVTITVTGVNDAPVALAVYGTVSEDGPTLTVAADFTDVDASDTHSFTVDTTGTLGSVTNVGDGTFVYDPAGAFEHLAAGESATDTFTYTVNDGNGGTSSETVTITVTGVNDAPVALAVSGTVSEDGPTLTVAADFSDADASDTHTFTVNTTGTLGSVTNVGDGTFVYDPAGAFEHLAAGESATDTFTYTVDDGQGGTSSETVTITVTGMNDAPVALAVSGTVSEDGPTLTVAADFTDVDASDTHTFTVNTTGTLGSVTNVGDGTFVYDPAGAFEHLAAGESATDTFTYTVDDGNGGTSSETVTITVTGVNDAPVALAVSGTVSEDGPTLTVAADFTDVDASDTHTFTIDTTGTLGSVTNVGDGTFVYDPGGAFEHLAAGESATDTFTYTVDDGNGGTSSETVTITVTGVNDAPVALAVYGTVSEDGPTLTVAADFTDADASDTHSFTIDTTGTLGSVTNVGDGTFVYDPAGAFEHLAAGESATDTFTYTVNDGNGGTSTETVTITVTGQVEAIKLIASDGDTLDSFGYATAVNDLAVGVVGARGDDDGGNGAGAVYVYTPNGSQGFDQVKLTASDATAGAAFGYSTAINTAGTVAVGAFLDGENGYRSGAVYVYEPDGNGGYVETKLMASDGTPQDRFGMGVSINDAGVVAVGASYAMGAVWETGAVYVYEPNGAGGYDETKLVPSDGWPDDRFGYPTVINDAGVVFVGSRMHNDGAGSDSGAVYLFHPDGAGGYTESKLTASDGTALDYFGVSGGVNDAGTVAVGAYGVDANGTDAGAIYVYEPDGAGGYIETRILASDGAAGDNFGWSVAINDDGVIVASGNRNDDAGSNSGSAYVYIPDGTGGYSEVKLTAPDASAGDSFSYSVAINADGVVMIGATAGDGQQADSGAVYVYTPDGLGGYVGPDGTVYQPTVADLAVTGTTGADMLAAGTGDDELDGLAGDDLLAGGAGSDVLTGGTGADIFQFKSLEAGHDVVTDFDVGAGDILEFESATFASFSEVMLAAQDDGTDTTIAIDADTSVRLDGVVVSALSSDDFSFV, encoded by the coding sequence ATGTCCGATCCGTTGACCAATCATTCACCACTCGCGCTCGCCGTGTCCGGGACGGTGTCGGAAGACGGTCCGACCCTGACGGTGGCGGCGGACTTCACGGATGTGGACGCGAGCGACACGCACAGCTTCACGGTGGACACGACCGGCACGCTTGGCAGCGTGACGAATGTGGGCGACGGGACCTTCGTCTACGACCCGGCGGGAGCGTTCGAGCATCTCGCGGCCGGCGAGAGCGCGACGGACACGTTCACCTACACGGTGGACGACGGCAATGGCGGCACGTCGAGCGAGACGGTCACGATCACGGTCACGGGCGTGAACGACGCGCCGGTGGCGCTCGCCGTCTCCGGGACTGTGTCGGAAGACGGCCCGACCCTGACGGTGGCGGCGGACTTCACGGACGCGGACGCGAGCGACACGCATACGTTCACGGTGAACACAACCGGCACGCTTGGCAGCGTGACGAATGTGGGCGACGGAACCTTCGTCTACGACCCGGCGGGAGCGTTCGAGCATCTCGCGGCCGGCGAGAGTGCGACGGACACCTTCACCTACACGGTGGACGACGGCAATGGCGGCACGTCGAGCGAGACGGTCACGATCACGGTCACGGGCGTGAACGACGCGCCGGTGGCGCTCGCCGTGTCCGGGACGGTGTCGGAAGACGGCCCGACCCTGACGGTGGCGGCGGACTTCACGGATGTGGACGCGAGCGACACGCATACGTTCACGATTGATACGACCGGCACGCTCGGCAGCGTGACGAATGTGGGCGACGGGACCTTCGTCTACGATCCTGGGGGAGCGTTCGAGCATCTCGCGGCCGGCGAGAGCGCGACGGACACGTTCACCTACACGGTGGACGACGGCAATGGCGGCACGTCGAGCGAGACGGTCACGATCACGGTGACGGGGGTGAACGACGCGCCGGTGGCGCTCGCCGTGTACGGGACGGTGTCGGAAGACGGCCCGACCCTGACGGTGGCGGCGGACTTCACGGATGTGGACGCGAGCGACACGCACAGCTTCACGGTGGACACGACCGGCACGCTTGGCAGCGTGACGAATGTGGGCGACGGGACCTTCGTCTACGACCCGGCGGGAGCGTTCGAGCATCTCGCGGCCGGCGAGAGCGCGACGGACACGTTCACCTACACGGTGAACGACGGCAATGGCGGCACATCGAGCGAGACGGTCACGATCACGGTGACGGGGGTGAACGACGCGCCGGTGGCGCTCGCCGTGTCCGGGACGGTGTCGGAAGACGGCCCGACCCTGACGGTGGCGGCGGACTTCTCGGACGCGGACGCGAGCGACACGCATACGTTCACGGTGAACACAACCGGCACGCTTGGCAGCGTGACGAATGTGGGCGACGGAACCTTCGTCTACGACCCGGCGGGAGCGTTCGAGCATCTCGCGGCCGGCGAGAGCGCGACGGACACGTTCACCTACACGGTGGACGACGGGCAGGGCGGCACGTCGAGCGAGACGGTCACGATCACGGTGACGGGGATGAACGACGCGCCGGTGGCGCTCGCCGTGTCCGGGACGGTGTCGGAAGACGGCCCGACCCTGACGGTGGCGGCGGACTTCACGGATGTGGATGCGAGCGACACGCATACGTTCACGGTGAACACAACCGGCACGCTTGGCAGCGTGACGAATGTGGGCGACGGAACCTTCGTCTACGACCCGGCGGGAGCGTTCGAGCATCTCGCGGCCGGCGAGAGTGCGACGGACACCTTCACCTACACGGTGGACGACGGCAATGGCGGCACGTCGAGCGAGACGGTCACGATCACGGTCACGGGCGTGAACGACGCGCCGGTGGCGCTCGCCGTGTCCGGGACGGTGTCGGAAGACGGCCCGACCCTGACGGTGGCGGCGGACTTCACGGATGTGGACGCGAGCGACACGCATACGTTCACGATTGATACGACCGGCACGCTCGGCAGCGTGACGAATGTGGGCGACGGGACCTTCGTCTACGATCCTGGGGGAGCGTTCGAGCATCTCGCGGCCGGCGAGAGCGCGACGGACACGTTCACCTACACGGTGGACGACGGCAATGGCGGCACGTCGAGCGAGACGGTCACGATCACGGTGACGGGGGTGAACGACGCGCCGGTGGCGCTCGCCGTGTACGGGACGGTGTCGGAAGACGGCCCGACCCTGACGGTGGCGGCGGACTTCACGGATGCCGACGCGAGCGACACGCACAGCTTCACGATTGATACGACCGGCACGCTCGGCAGCGTGACGAATGTGGGCGACGGGACCTTCGTCTACGACCCGGCGGGAGCGTTCGAGCATCTCGCGGCCGGCGAGAGCGCGACGGACACGTTCACCTACACGGTGAACGACGGCAATGGCGGCACGTCGACGGAGACGGTCACTATCACGGTGACGGGGCAGGTCGAGGCGATCAAACTCATCGCGTCGGATGGCGACACCCTGGATTCGTTCGGATATGCGACCGCTGTCAACGATCTCGCGGTGGGGGTGGTCGGCGCGCGCGGCGATGACGACGGCGGTAACGGCGCCGGGGCAGTCTATGTCTATACGCCGAACGGATCTCAAGGCTTCGATCAGGTCAAGCTGACCGCGTCCGATGCGACTGCCGGGGCGGCCTTTGGCTACAGCACTGCGATCAACACGGCCGGGACGGTTGCGGTCGGAGCCTTTCTTGATGGTGAAAACGGTTATCGCTCTGGTGCGGTTTACGTGTACGAGCCGGACGGCAACGGCGGGTACGTCGAGACCAAGCTGATGGCGTCCGACGGCACGCCGCAAGACCGTTTCGGCATGGGCGTATCGATCAACGATGCCGGTGTCGTCGCGGTCGGCGCGAGCTACGCGATGGGCGCGGTGTGGGAGACGGGCGCGGTCTATGTGTACGAACCGAACGGGGCTGGCGGGTACGACGAGACGAAGCTGGTTCCTTCCGATGGTTGGCCGGACGACAGATTCGGTTACCCCACCGTGATCAATGACGCGGGCGTGGTGTTCGTCGGTTCCCGGATGCACAACGACGGGGCCGGATCGGACAGCGGTGCGGTCTATCTGTTCCATCCCGATGGGGCCGGAGGATACACCGAGAGCAAGCTGACTGCCTCGGATGGGACGGCACTGGACTATTTTGGTGTCAGCGGTGGGGTGAACGATGCCGGCACCGTCGCCGTTGGCGCCTATGGCGTGGACGCGAACGGAACGGATGCAGGTGCAATATACGTGTATGAACCTGACGGCGCGGGCGGCTATATCGAAACCCGTATCCTGGCGAGCGACGGGGCAGCGGGCGACAACTTCGGCTGGTCGGTCGCGATCAATGACGATGGTGTCATCGTCGCCAGCGGGAACCGGAACGACGATGCCGGCTCGAACTCCGGATCGGCATATGTTTACATTCCCGATGGGACGGGCGGTTATTCGGAAGTCAAGCTGACGGCGCCGGACGCCAGCGCGGGCGATTCGTTCAGTTATTCGGTTGCCATCAATGCCGACGGCGTCGTGATGATCGGAGCGACCGCCGGAGACGGGCAGCAAGCCGACAGCGGCGCCGTCTACGTCTATACCCCCGACGGTCTGGGCGGATACGTCGGGCCGGACGGGACCGTCTATCAGCCCACGGTGGCGGATCTCGCGGTGACGGGAACCACCGGGGCCGACATGCTCGCGGCCGGCACGGGAGACGACGAACTCGACGGCCTTGCCGGAGACGACCTGCTTGCCGGGGGCGCGGGCAGCGATGTCCTTACCGGGGGCACGGGAGCGGACATTTTCCAGTTCAAGTCTCTGGAGGCCGGTCATGATGTCGTCACGGACTTCGACGTGGGGGCGGGCGATATCCTGGAGTTTGAAAGCGCGACGTTTGCCTCCTTCTCCGAGGTGATGCTGGCGGCGCAGGACGACGGAACGGATACGACGATTGCCATCGACGCAGATACATCGGTTCGCTTGGACGGGGTCGTCGTGAGCGCCCTGTCCTCCGACGACTTCAGCTTCGTCTGA
- a CDS encoding 3'(2'),5'-bisphosphate nucleotidase CysQ: MPVSDARANMADLELIAAAARSGGAIALDYFRKDPVRWTKDNESPVSEADIAVDRHLGEVLRAARPDYGWLSEETADDRSRLASRRSFVVDPIDGTRGFLSGSPEWTVAIAVVDGGRPVAAALYQPVEDDLYLAIPGHGARCNGAPLTVSRRPGLSGARVAGPKAITGKPRLRDAGLQPAGYVPSLALRLAILAAGRIDLAVVRENACDWDLAAADLLVHEAGGRLEDLDGRPLLYNRPSVRHPALVGGPAALVDPLRPILKELM, from the coding sequence TTGCCGGTCAGTGACGCGCGGGCCAATATGGCCGATCTGGAGCTGATCGCCGCGGCCGCGCGCAGCGGTGGCGCCATTGCGCTCGACTACTTCCGCAAGGATCCGGTGCGCTGGACGAAGGACAATGAGTCGCCCGTCTCGGAAGCCGACATCGCCGTCGACCGCCATCTGGGCGAGGTGCTCAGGGCCGCGCGTCCCGACTACGGCTGGCTGTCGGAGGAAACGGCGGACGACCGCTCGCGGCTCGCGTCGCGGCGCAGCTTTGTCGTCGACCCGATCGACGGCACGCGCGGGTTCCTGTCCGGCTCGCCGGAATGGACGGTGGCGATCGCGGTGGTGGACGGCGGACGGCCCGTCGCGGCCGCCCTCTATCAGCCTGTGGAAGACGACCTCTATCTCGCGATCCCCGGCCATGGCGCGCGGTGCAACGGCGCGCCGCTGACGGTGTCGCGCCGGCCCGGACTGTCGGGCGCGCGCGTCGCCGGACCCAAGGCGATCACCGGCAAGCCGCGCCTGCGCGACGCGGGGCTTCAGCCTGCGGGATACGTGCCCTCGCTGGCGCTGCGTCTCGCCATTCTCGCCGCCGGGCGCATCGATCTCGCGGTGGTGCGGGAGAACGCCTGCGACTGGGATCTTGCGGCGGCCGATCTTTTGGTGCACGAAGCGGGCGGGCGGCTTGAGGACCTCGACGGCCGGCCGCTCCTGTACAATCGGCCGAGCGTGCGCCACCCCGCCCTGGTGGGCGGCCCCGCCGCGCTGGTCGATCCGCTGAGACCGATCCTGAAAGAGCTCATGTAG
- the lpxK gene encoding tetraacyldisaccharide 4'-kinase produces MTRGRHAPRFWWRSPPTPLARLLAPAGHIYGRITASRMDRAPASRAQTPVLCVGNLVAGGTGKTPFALMLAEVLAAHGARPVFLLRGYGGRLTGPVRVDAGAHTAQDVGDEALLLAARAPTVVAADRGAGARLAETLGDVIVMDDGFQNPTLYKDLALVLVDAATGIGNGLCLPAGPLRAPLAAQLPHADAVIRVGTGEAAAPVMEAARRLGRPVLQARVAAVDPQRFAGRKAVVFAGIGRPDKVFDTLAATGAEIVARHAFGDHHVYAEAEARMLIAEAERHDACLVTTTKDRVRLAGAASGALAELHARAQTLDVALRMDDPDALVALLPAGALPQASRPDSS; encoded by the coding sequence GTGACCCGCGGCCGCCATGCGCCGCGCTTCTGGTGGCGGTCGCCCCCCACGCCGCTCGCCCGGCTGCTTGCGCCGGCCGGTCACATCTACGGCCGCATCACCGCGTCACGCATGGACCGCGCGCCCGCATCCCGCGCGCAGACGCCGGTTCTCTGCGTCGGCAATCTCGTCGCCGGCGGCACCGGCAAGACGCCTTTCGCGCTGATGCTGGCGGAGGTGCTCGCTGCGCATGGCGCACGCCCGGTGTTCCTGCTGCGCGGCTACGGCGGCCGGCTCACGGGACCGGTGCGGGTCGATGCGGGCGCACACACGGCGCAAGATGTCGGCGACGAGGCGCTGCTGCTGGCGGCGCGCGCGCCGACCGTCGTGGCGGCCGACCGGGGCGCCGGCGCGCGGCTCGCCGAAACGCTCGGCGACGTGATCGTGATGGACGACGGTTTCCAGAATCCGACCCTCTACAAGGATCTCGCGCTGGTGCTCGTGGATGCCGCCACCGGCATCGGCAACGGGCTGTGCCTGCCCGCCGGCCCCTTGCGCGCGCCGCTGGCCGCGCAACTGCCCCATGCGGACGCGGTGATCCGCGTCGGCACGGGAGAGGCCGCCGCTCCGGTCATGGAGGCGGCCCGCCGTCTCGGCCGACCGGTTCTGCAGGCCCGCGTCGCCGCGGTGGACCCGCAGCGCTTCGCGGGACGCAAGGCGGTCGTCTTCGCCGGGATCGGCCGGCCGGACAAGGTCTTCGACACGCTCGCCGCGACCGGTGCCGAGATCGTCGCCCGGCATGCCTTCGGCGACCATCACGTCTACGCGGAGGCGGAGGCGCGGATGCTCATCGCCGAGGCCGAGCGGCACGACGCCTGTCTCGTCACCACCACGAAGGATCGGGTCCGCCTCGCGGGCGCCGCCTCTGGCGCCCTCGCGGAACTCCACGCGCGGGCGCAGACGCTCGACGTCGCCTTGCGGATGGACGATCCCGACGCGCTCGTCGCGCTGCTGCCGGCCGGCGCGCTGCCTCAGGCCTCGCGGCCAGACTCCTCGTAG
- a CDS encoding 3-deoxy-D-manno-octulosonic acid transferase, with amino-acid sequence MTVTGRGSASRIAGALLRTAYGLFARAVTPALPLLYRRRVARGKEDPARRGERFGRASLSRPEGPLVWLHAASVGEMNAADALIAPLLARGVTVLLTTGTLTSARIAAKRARAGVIHQFVPYDTPAGIGRFLDHWRPGLALTVESEIWPTTILELDRRRIPLAIVSATLSDRSARGWARVRPFAMELFSRMTLCLAQTDADADRMRALGAPRVHVTGNLKFDAPPPDCDRDELERLSALIGARPVWLAASTHDGEEEIVAEVHVTLAARLPGLITLLAPRHPERGDGIAGMLRARGIALAQRSRGEDPTEDTGIYLADTIGEMGLFLRLAPVAFIGKSLVPEGGQNPLEAARLDTAILSGPHVFNLEDLYAPLIADGGVEIVADAPLLADALADLLGDPQARAAQARAARKVAARGSGALASTLEALAPLLPPAPASDAPGCTEDAP; translated from the coding sequence GTGACCGTGACCGGGCGCGGCTCCGCCTCGCGGATCGCCGGCGCGCTGCTGCGCACCGCCTACGGTCTGTTCGCACGCGCCGTGACGCCGGCCCTCCCGCTCCTCTACCGGCGGCGCGTGGCACGCGGCAAGGAAGACCCGGCGCGGCGAGGCGAGCGCTTCGGTCGCGCGTCCCTCTCCCGCCCGGAGGGCCCGCTGGTCTGGCTGCATGCGGCGAGCGTCGGCGAGATGAACGCCGCCGACGCGCTCATTGCGCCCCTGCTTGCGCGGGGCGTCACGGTGTTGCTGACGACCGGCACGCTCACCTCCGCCCGCATCGCCGCCAAGCGGGCGCGCGCCGGGGTGATCCACCAGTTCGTGCCCTATGACACGCCGGCCGGCATCGGCCGGTTTCTCGACCATTGGCGGCCCGGTCTGGCCCTGACGGTGGAATCGGAGATCTGGCCGACGACCATCCTGGAGCTCGACCGGCGCCGCATTCCCCTCGCCATCGTCAGCGCAACCCTGTCGGACCGCTCCGCACGGGGCTGGGCCCGGGTGCGGCCCTTCGCCATGGAGCTCTTCTCGCGCATGACGCTGTGTCTGGCGCAGACGGACGCGGATGCGGACCGGATGCGCGCGCTCGGCGCGCCGCGCGTCCATGTGACCGGCAACCTCAAGTTCGACGCCCCGCCGCCGGACTGCGACCGCGACGAACTGGAACGGCTGTCGGCTCTCATCGGCGCGCGACCCGTGTGGCTCGCCGCCAGCACCCACGACGGCGAGGAGGAGATCGTCGCAGAGGTTCACGTGACGCTCGCCGCCCGCCTGCCGGGTCTCATCACGCTCCTCGCACCCCGTCATCCCGAGCGCGGGGACGGGATCGCCGGGATGCTGCGGGCGCGCGGGATCGCCCTTGCCCAGCGCTCGCGCGGGGAGGATCCGACCGAAGACACAGGCATCTATCTCGCCGACACCATCGGCGAAATGGGGCTCTTCCTGCGCCTGGCGCCGGTCGCCTTCATCGGCAAGTCGCTGGTGCCCGAGGGCGGGCAGAACCCGCTCGAGGCCGCGCGGCTCGACACGGCGATCCTGTCGGGGCCGCATGTGTTCAACCTGGAAGACCTCTACGCCCCCCTGATCGCGGATGGCGGGGTGGAGATCGTGGCCGATGCACCTCTGCTCGCGGACGCGCTCGCCGATCTTCTCGGCGATCCGCAAGCCCGCGCGGCCCAGGCCCGCGCCGCGCGAAAGGTCGCGGCGCGCGGCTCCGGCGCGCTCGCGTCCACGCTCGAGGCCTTGGCCCCCCTGCTGCCGCCCGCGCCGGCAAGCGACGCCCCCGGATGCACGGAGGATGCGCCGTGA
- a CDS encoding DUF4170 domain-containing protein — translation MTQTEPDKQLLHLVFGGELETVDGLTFRDLDALDLVGIYPNYASAYRVWKQKAQQSVDNAHMRYFIVHMHRLLDPETDTARTD, via the coding sequence ATGACCCAAACCGAACCGGACAAGCAACTCCTCCATCTGGTCTTCGGCGGCGAGCTGGAGACGGTGGACGGGCTGACGTTCCGCGATCTCGACGCCCTCGATCTCGTCGGCATCTATCCGAATTATGCCAGCGCCTACCGGGTGTGGAAGCAGAAGGCGCAGCAGTCCGTCGACAATGCCCACATGCGCTACTTCATCGTGCACATGCACCGTCTTCTCGATCCCGAGACGGACACCGCCCGCACGGACTGA
- a CDS encoding DUF2093 domain-containing protein has translation MMNRFDPPRAPNEARVRYLDADYQILSPGTFVRCAVTGQAIPVDELKYWSVARQEAYVDAAAAMARYEESGREA, from the coding sequence ATGATGAACCGGTTCGATCCTCCGCGAGCGCCCAACGAGGCGCGCGTGCGTTATCTCGACGCCGACTACCAGATCCTGTCGCCCGGCACATTCGTGCGCTGCGCGGTGACCGGCCAGGCGATCCCGGTGGACGAGCTCAAGTACTGGAGCGTGGCGCGCCAGGAGGCCTATGTCGACGCCGCGGCGGCGATGGCGCGCTACGAGGAGTCTGGCCGCGAGGCCTGA
- a CDS encoding VOC family protein, with translation MSDLTPFHLAFPVHDLEAARAFYRDVLGCRQGRESDTWIDFDLFGHQIVAHYDAAAAARGPLVNPVDGDNVPVPHFGVVLTMTDWDALARRLKADPDTRWVIEPKVRFRGEPGEQATLFILDPSGNALEFKAFADMGQLFAT, from the coding sequence ATGAGCGACCTCACGCCCTTTCACCTCGCCTTTCCCGTGCACGACCTGGAAGCGGCGCGCGCCTTCTACCGCGATGTGCTCGGCTGCCGGCAGGGCCGCGAATCCGACACCTGGATCGATTTCGACCTGTTCGGTCACCAGATCGTCGCCCATTACGACGCGGCCGCGGCCGCGCGCGGACCGCTCGTCAATCCGGTCGATGGCGACAATGTCCCCGTGCCGCATTTCGGCGTCGTGCTGACCATGACCGACTGGGATGCGCTGGCGAGGCGGCTCAAGGCCGATCCCGACACGCGCTGGGTGATCGAGCCGAAGGTCCGCTTCCGGGGCGAGCCGGGCGAGCAGGCGACCCTGTTCATTCTCGATCCGTCCGGCAACGCGCTCGAGTTCAAGGCCTTCGCCGACATGGGCCAACTCTTCGCGACCTGA
- a CDS encoding lysophospholipid acyltransferase family protein, with amino-acid sequence MLKRAGRAPVLQRVVGAGLAGYLKFVRRTNRFVLDPPDLFDVIAPDLPAIVAMWHGQHFLMPFARLPEHKAKVMVSRSADGEINAIAAEKLGLGLIRASGAHQQHQIAKRGGARGFLEAMRALRAGYNIAMTADVPKVSRVAGAGIVQLAQRSGRPILPMCMATSRAIHLDSWDRATINLPFGRMALAAAPMIHVAPDLDAEGLEAVRLDLERALHEVEARAYATARTA; translated from the coding sequence ATGCTGAAGCGTGCCGGGCGCGCGCCCGTGCTGCAACGCGTCGTGGGCGCGGGCCTCGCCGGCTATCTGAAATTCGTGCGCCGCACGAACCGCTTCGTCCTCGATCCGCCGGACCTGTTCGACGTCATCGCGCCGGATCTGCCGGCCATCGTCGCCATGTGGCACGGCCAGCATTTCCTCATGCCCTTCGCGCGCCTGCCCGAGCACAAGGCCAAGGTGATGGTCTCGCGCTCGGCGGACGGCGAGATCAACGCGATCGCCGCCGAAAAACTCGGCCTCGGCCTGATCCGCGCCTCCGGGGCGCATCAGCAACATCAGATCGCCAAGCGCGGCGGCGCGCGCGGCTTCCTGGAGGCGATGCGGGCCCTGCGCGCGGGTTACAACATCGCCATGACCGCGGATGTGCCGAAGGTCTCGCGCGTCGCCGGCGCGGGCATCGTCCAGCTCGCGCAACGCTCGGGCCGGCCGATCCTGCCGATGTGCATGGCGACCAGCCGCGCGATCCACCTCGACAGCTGGGACAGGGCGACGATCAACCTGCCCTTCGGCCGCATGGCGCTCGCCGCCGCCCCGATGATCCACGTCGCCCCCGATCTCGACGCCGAGGGGCTCGAGGCGGTGCGCCTGGATCTGGAGCGTGCGCTGCACGAGGTCGAGGCGCGGGCCTATGCCACCGCGCGGACGGCGTGA
- a CDS encoding monovalent cation:proton antiporter-2 (CPA2) family protein: MASEAAPPFFVESILFLSATVVAVPLAKRIGLGSVVGYLAAGIAIGPYGFDFIQSAEGIRGVAELGVVLLLFVIGLELEPARLWRMKGDIFGLGTSQVAACGAALIALFLAIGQPLNVALIAGLGLALSSTAFALQILQERGQLSTPYGQRAFGILLLQDMAIVPFLALIPILSPNQGAASWMDILQEIGITITAVGAVIVAGRYFLTPLFTLLSAVRAREVMLAAALLVALGSGGIMHAAGLSMALGAFLAGVMLAESSFRHTLEADIEPFRSLLMGLFFISVGMSLDLGLVADNWRVVALGVIAVMGIKGVLIWGLSRLFGSSNSDALKIAVTLPQGGEFAFVLFTAAAGAAILSVELLTQLIAVVVLSMLMTPVAGLAHDLLARRLQSRGVEPTAIERISDTRPTVLVIGFGRFGMMVSQMLTSEEIEITALDNRADRVAYARKLGYHVYVGDATRPDVLKAAGADEAVLIALCIENDRVMGQAIDLIRSHFPKAKLYCRATDRAHALDLTRRGVDFQIRETFESSVTFGRAALEALGIAPDRIGQIEDDVRRRDQERLDMQLKDGPLAGADRLHRVTPRGVDDAEEVSPREGARDETSDTARS, encoded by the coding sequence ATGGCCAGCGAAGCCGCGCCTCCTTTCTTTGTCGAATCGATCCTGTTTCTCTCCGCGACCGTGGTCGCGGTGCCGCTCGCCAAGCGGATCGGCCTCGGCTCGGTCGTCGGCTATCTGGCGGCGGGGATCGCCATCGGCCCCTACGGCTTCGATTTCATCCAGTCGGCGGAAGGCATTCGCGGGGTCGCGGAACTTGGCGTCGTCCTGCTGCTGTTCGTCATCGGGCTGGAGCTGGAACCGGCCCGATTATGGCGCATGAAGGGTGACATCTTCGGGCTTGGAACCTCGCAGGTCGCCGCCTGCGGCGCGGCGCTCATCGCGCTTTTTCTCGCCATCGGCCAGCCGCTCAATGTGGCGCTGATCGCCGGGCTCGGCCTGGCGCTCTCCTCCACCGCCTTCGCGCTGCAGATCCTGCAGGAACGCGGGCAATTGTCGACCCCCTACGGCCAGCGGGCCTTCGGCATCCTGCTCCTGCAGGACATGGCGATCGTGCCCTTCCTGGCGCTGATCCCGATCCTGTCGCCCAACCAGGGCGCGGCAAGCTGGATGGACATCCTGCAGGAGATCGGGATCACGATCACCGCCGTCGGCGCGGTGATCGTGGCGGGCCGCTATTTCCTGACGCCGCTGTTCACGCTTCTGTCGGCGGTGCGCGCGCGCGAGGTCATGCTGGCGGCTGCGCTGCTGGTCGCGCTCGGCAGCGGCGGGATCATGCATGCGGCGGGCCTGTCGATGGCGCTCGGCGCCTTTCTCGCGGGCGTGATGCTGGCCGAATCGAGCTTCCGCCACACGCTCGAGGCGGACATCGAACCTTTTCGCTCGCTGCTGATGGGGCTGTTCTTCATCTCCGTCGGCATGTCGCTCGATCTCGGTCTGGTCGCCGACAACTGGCGCGTCGTGGCACTCGGCGTCATCGCCGTGATGGGGATCAAGGGCGTGCTCATCTGGGGGCTGTCGCGGCTGTTCGGCTCCTCCAATTCCGATGCGCTGAAGATCGCGGTGACGCTGCCGCAGGGCGGGGAATTCGCCTTCGTGCTGTTCACGGCGGCGGCCGGGGCGGCGATCCTCTCGGTCGAACTGCTGACGCAGCTGATTGCCGTGGTGGTGCTGTCGATGCTGATGACTCCGGTCGCCGGGCTCGCCCACGATCTGCTTGCCCGCCGCCTGCAGAGCCGCGGCGTCGAGCCGACCGCCATCGAGCGGATTTCCGACACGCGGCCCACCGTGCTGGTCATCGGCTTCGGGCGCTTCGGCATGATGGTGTCGCAGATGCTCACCTCCGAGGAGATCGAGATCACCGCGCTCGACAACCGCGCCGACCGCGTCGCCTATGCCCGCAAGCTCGGTTATCACGTCTATGTCGGCGACGCGACGCGGCCCGACGTGCTCAAGGCGGCGGGCGCCGACGAGGCGGTGCTGATCGCGCTGTGCATCGAGAACGACCGGGTGATGGGACAGGCCATCGACCTGATCCGCTCGCATTTTCCCAAGGCGAAGCTCTATTGCCGGGCCACGGACAGGGCGCATGCGCTCGACCTCACCCGGCGCGGCGTCGATTTCCAGATCCGCGAGACTTTTGAGTCCAGCGTGACCTTCGGCCGCGCGGCGCTGGAGGCGCTCGGCATCGCGCCCGACCGCATCGGCCAGATCGAGGACGACGTGCGCCGGCGCGACCAGGAGCGGCTGGACATGCAGTTGAAGGACGGGCCGCTCGCCGGGGCCGACCGGCTGCACCGCGTCACGCCGCGGGGCGTGGACGACGCGGAGGAGGTTTCCCCGCGCGAAGGCGCGCGCGACGAGACGTCCGATACGGCCAGGAGCTGA